A single region of the Hoeflea prorocentri genome encodes:
- the ccmI gene encoding c-type cytochrome biogenesis protein CcmI, with translation MMFWVLAAVLTVAATVSLLLPLARLEKRRDDREHDAEVYRDQLREIDRDMEAGLIEAEEADYARAEVGRRLLKASSESDEPVTERSPMTSMARYVIIIFLPLMAVAGYLAIGKPGMPSQPLAGRMAPDAEESADMQVLVARAEAHLAENPGDGRGWDVLAPIYMNLGRVQESETAYRNAIRLLGSTGPRQAGLGQALFAQSGGIVTADVQAAFQAAEEHEPNNPLSSFFLALGLSQEGRFEEAKAAFEKLAANSPADAPWMPQVRAHLAGVEASLAASNAPGPDEETVAAAAELSQDERSEMIAAMVAGLDERLRQEPDDIEGWLRLIRSYMVLGQTDQASDALSRAIENFETGTDGRQALNRTAEQFGLSPQKVKQ, from the coding sequence ATGATGTTCTGGGTCCTGGCCGCCGTCTTGACCGTGGCCGCAACCGTCAGCTTGCTTCTTCCGCTTGCGCGTCTTGAAAAAAGGCGCGACGACAGGGAACACGACGCTGAGGTCTACCGTGATCAGTTGCGGGAAATCGATCGTGACATGGAAGCAGGTCTGATCGAGGCTGAAGAAGCCGACTATGCGCGTGCCGAGGTCGGACGCAGACTCCTCAAGGCGTCCAGCGAAAGCGACGAACCGGTCACCGAGCGTTCGCCGATGACGTCGATGGCTCGTTACGTCATCATCATCTTCCTGCCATTGATGGCCGTTGCCGGATATCTGGCGATCGGCAAGCCTGGGATGCCGTCGCAGCCTCTTGCCGGACGAATGGCGCCGGACGCTGAAGAAAGCGCCGACATGCAGGTCCTTGTCGCGCGTGCAGAAGCCCATCTTGCCGAAAATCCAGGCGATGGACGTGGTTGGGATGTGCTGGCGCCGATCTACATGAACCTTGGCCGCGTGCAGGAATCGGAAACGGCCTATCGCAATGCCATAAGGCTCCTGGGTTCGACCGGACCGAGGCAGGCCGGTCTCGGACAGGCGCTCTTTGCGCAATCAGGCGGCATCGTAACAGCCGACGTTCAGGCGGCATTTCAAGCCGCCGAGGAACATGAGCCGAACAACCCGCTGTCATCCTTTTTTCTGGCGCTCGGCCTGTCTCAGGAAGGCCGTTTTGAGGAGGCCAAAGCAGCCTTCGAGAAGCTTGCCGCGAATTCTCCCGCCGATGCGCCCTGGATGCCTCAGGTGCGGGCCCATCTGGCCGGCGTGGAGGCGAGCCTGGCCGCCAGCAATGCCCCGGGGCCGGACGAGGAAACCGTTGCCGCGGCGGCGGAACTCTCGCAGGATGAGCGCAGCGAGATGATCGCGGCTATGGTCGCCGGGCTTGATGAGCGTTTGAGACAGGAGCCGGACGATATCGAAGGGTGGCTCAGGCTCATACGCTCATACATGGTTTTGGGACAGACCGACCAGGCAAGTGATGCCCTCAGCCGTGCAATCGAGAATTTTGAGACCGGAACCGACGGCCGGCAGGCCTTGAACCGGACTGCTGAACAATTCGGACTATCGCCGCAAAAGGTGAAACAATGA
- a CDS encoding ATP-binding protein, with the protein MEADIRKPRSLAARVLTIATVWAVIALFVIGILILTLYRNGAERGFSDLLRAQLYNVINSISLNAAGRLDGTPQLGDLRFSQPGSGWYWIVDIVGQGQAGRLDSVSLGDRTISVVSADTVPFNDRFERVYPSEDSTGEQVLVAETEVLLGDNGEIARFRVTGSMDDLNADVGAFSRQLILFLVVFGVGSLLVNAIAILFGLRPLDRIRRSLEEIRAGKTEALEGNFPREIAPLTGEVNALIDNNRRIIERARMQVGNLAHSLKTPIAVLLNESRSMAPDQARLVNEQATAMQNQVQHYLDRARIAAQQNSVLVRTDTAKVLPRLLRVMERLNPDMQFELVVSGDVPMLAMEQHDVEEIMGNLLENAGKWASNKVRVVVTPEPAASGADTRPMLVISVEDDGPGMPDDQLSEAMKRGRRLDESKPGTGLGLSIIKEISEEYKGSITLGRSEFGGLKATVSLPVAVR; encoded by the coding sequence ATGGAAGCTGATATCCGCAAGCCGCGTTCGCTTGCCGCGCGGGTTCTGACCATTGCAACCGTCTGGGCGGTCATAGCGCTCTTTGTCATCGGTATTTTAATCCTGACCCTTTACCGCAACGGCGCCGAGCGCGGGTTCAGCGACCTGCTGCGCGCGCAGCTCTACAATGTCATCAACTCCATTTCCCTCAATGCCGCCGGCCGGCTGGATGGCACGCCGCAACTGGGCGATCTGCGCTTCAGCCAACCCGGAAGCGGCTGGTACTGGATTGTCGATATAGTCGGACAAGGGCAGGCGGGCCGCCTCGATTCCGTATCGCTGGGCGACCGGACGATTTCTGTTGTGAGCGCCGACACCGTGCCGTTCAATGACCGTTTTGAGCGCGTCTATCCATCTGAGGACAGCACCGGAGAGCAGGTGCTTGTGGCCGAGACGGAAGTGCTTCTGGGCGACAATGGGGAGATCGCACGGTTTCGCGTCACCGGAAGCATGGACGATCTGAACGCGGATGTCGGCGCATTCTCGCGCCAGCTCATTTTATTTCTGGTGGTCTTCGGGGTCGGCAGCCTCCTGGTCAATGCCATCGCAATTCTCTTCGGCCTTCGCCCCCTCGACCGGATTCGCCGCTCGCTTGAGGAAATCAGGGCCGGCAAGACCGAAGCGCTTGAGGGCAATTTCCCGCGTGAAATCGCGCCGCTGACCGGGGAAGTCAACGCGCTGATCGACAACAACCGGCGAATCATCGAACGGGCGCGCATGCAGGTCGGCAATCTGGCGCATTCGCTCAAGACACCGATAGCGGTGCTGCTCAACGAGAGCCGGTCCATGGCGCCTGATCAGGCCCGCCTTGTGAACGAGCAGGCAACGGCAATGCAGAACCAGGTCCAGCACTATCTCGACCGCGCCCGTATCGCTGCTCAACAGAACTCCGTTCTTGTACGCACGGACACGGCCAAAGTCCTGCCACGGTTGTTGCGCGTCATGGAGCGCCTCAATCCGGATATGCAGTTTGAACTTGTTGTGTCCGGCGATGTTCCAATGCTTGCAATGGAACAGCATGACGTTGAAGAAATCATGGGTAACCTCTTGGAAAACGCAGGAAAATGGGCATCGAACAAGGTCAGGGTCGTGGTGACGCCGGAGCCGGCGGCAAGCGGTGCCGATACACGGCCCATGCTTGTGATCAGCGTGGAGGATGACGGCCCTGGCATGCCGGACGACCAGCTTTCCGAAGCCATGAAACGCGGCCGCCGGCTCGATGAGAGCAAGCCGGGCACCGGGCTCGGACTGTCGATCATCAAGGAGATTTCCGAGGAATATAAGGGCTCGATCACTCTCGGCCGCAGTGAATTCGGCGGCTTGAAAGCAACAGTATCCTTGCCGGTTGCGGTTCGTTAA
- a CDS encoding response regulator transcription factor, with the protein MRILVVEDDKDLNRQLCEALEEAGYVVDKAFDGSEGHFLGDTEPYDTVILDIGLPEMDGITVLEEWRAAGRAMPVLILTARDRWSDKVAGIDAGADDYVAKPFHVEEVLARVRALIRRAAGHSSSEIICGPVRLDTRGAKATVDGSTLKLTSHEFRLLSYLLHHQGEVVSRTELVEHMYDQDFDRDSNTIEVFVGRLRKKIGVDMIETIRGLGYRIQAPDDGS; encoded by the coding sequence ATGCGAATACTGGTTGTCGAAGACGACAAGGACCTGAACCGCCAGCTTTGCGAGGCCCTTGAAGAGGCCGGCTACGTGGTCGACAAGGCCTTTGATGGCTCGGAAGGCCATTTTCTCGGGGATACCGAACCCTATGACACGGTGATTCTCGATATCGGCTTGCCGGAAATGGACGGTATCACAGTACTTGAGGAGTGGCGTGCCGCCGGACGCGCCATGCCGGTGCTGATCCTGACGGCCCGTGACCGCTGGAGCGACAAGGTGGCCGGTATCGATGCAGGCGCGGACGATTATGTCGCCAAACCCTTTCATGTCGAGGAAGTCCTGGCGCGGGTAAGGGCGCTGATACGCCGTGCAGCCGGCCATTCATCTTCGGAAATCATCTGCGGACCGGTGCGGCTCGACACGCGCGGCGCCAAGGCAACCGTTGACGGCTCGACACTCAAGCTGACATCGCACGAGTTCCGCCTCTTGTCCTATCTGCTTCACCACCAGGGCGAGGTTGTCTCCCGAACCGAGCTTGTCGAACATATGTACGATCAGGATTTCGACCGTGATTCCAATACGATCGAGGTGTTTGTCGGCCGCTTGCGCAAGAAGATCGGCGTTGACATGATCGAGACCATCCGCGGGCTGGGATACCGGATTCAGGCCCCGGACGATGGAAGCTGA
- a CDS encoding YcgN family cysteine cluster protein: MADSPFWKTTRLEDMSKAEWESLCDGCGRCCLNKLEDWDTGEIAWTDVACRLLDPETCRCSDYANRQEEVPECISLTPQSVRSLTWLPPTCGYRLIAEGRDLYWWHPLVSGDPETVHEAGISVRGRTVPEAGLEPEDFEARIVEWPFEPVES; this comes from the coding sequence ATGGCCGACAGCCCGTTCTGGAAGACCACCCGGCTCGAAGATATGAGCAAAGCAGAGTGGGAAAGCCTGTGTGACGGCTGCGGGCGGTGCTGTCTTAACAAGCTGGAGGACTGGGATACCGGCGAGATCGCCTGGACCGATGTCGCCTGCCGTTTGCTCGATCCTGAAACCTGCCGGTGTTCGGACTATGCGAACCGGCAGGAGGAAGTGCCCGAATGCATCAGCCTGACCCCGCAATCTGTCCGCAGCCTGACCTGGCTACCGCCGACCTGCGGCTACCGCCTGATTGCCGAAGGCAGGGATCTCTACTGGTGGCACCCGCTCGTATCGGGCGATCCCGAAACCGTCCATGAAGCCGGCATTTCCGTGCGCGGCCGGACCGTCCCCGAAGCCGGCCTCGAGCCGGAAGACTTCGAAGCGCGTATTGTTGAATGGCCGTTCGAACCGGTGGAGAGTTGA
- a CDS encoding transglycosylase domain-containing protein, producing MQDPFSQDQRPKKRRHLFLRLDSWIDSSLWSAGSGLGEKWEEINIFFRRFHVRGYKRAFFEAIGESMTLGTAGAVLLLALALPAFEETYGNWREQDDFAVTFLDRYGNEIGHRGIIHEDSVPIDELPDHLVKSVLATEDRRFFEHFGIDLFGLVRAMTENVRANSVVQGGSTITQQLAKNLFLTNERTIQRKIKEAFLAFWLEANLTKNEILRLYLDRAYMGGGTFGIAAASQFYFGKDITDVTLAESAMLAGLFKAPARFAPHINLPAARGRANEVLTNLVQGQLMTEGQVIGARRNPADVVDRGDQETPDYFLDWAFEEVRRIAAGYPEHSLIVRTTIDNGLQRAAEEAVETGLRQYGKRYRVQQGALVLIENGGAVRAMVGGRDYGESQFNRATRALRQPGSSFKVYVYTTAMENGFTPETGIRDAPITWRGWSPRNYTRGYAGRIDLTRALVKSINTVPVRLARDHLGTEKIAEMAQRLGVETPVRTDKTMPLGTSEVTVMDMATAYSVFPAGGLSSQRHGITQIMNYSGKVLYDHRRDAPERKQLLDEETVRSMNTILTQIPEWGTGRRAKLDGIKTGGKTGTTQAYRDGWFVGFTGNYTAAVWFGNDDYTSSARMTGGSLPAMTFKQLMTFAHQGVELRPIPGIDDPDADEDAEDRLVAASELVGEGGEPILRPRVLSRDATRLLRELADAFANAPPVTLKPERSVAYNPGDRPAVVE from the coding sequence TTGCAGGACCCATTCAGTCAGGATCAGCGACCCAAAAAAAGACGGCATCTTTTCCTGCGCCTGGATTCCTGGATTGATTCCTCTCTCTGGTCCGCCGGATCCGGGCTTGGCGAAAAGTGGGAAGAAATCAATATCTTCTTCCGCCGCTTTCATGTGAGAGGTTATAAACGCGCCTTCTTCGAAGCGATCGGCGAATCCATGACGCTTGGAACAGCGGGCGCGGTACTCCTTCTCGCCCTTGCCTTGCCTGCTTTCGAAGAAACCTACGGAAACTGGCGCGAGCAGGACGATTTCGCGGTGACGTTCCTAGACCGTTACGGCAATGAAATCGGCCACCGGGGCATTATCCACGAGGATTCGGTGCCGATCGACGAACTGCCGGACCATCTGGTGAAATCGGTTCTGGCGACGGAAGATCGGCGTTTTTTCGAGCATTTCGGTATCGACCTCTTCGGCCTCGTGCGCGCCATGACGGAGAATGTGCGGGCGAACTCAGTTGTTCAAGGTGGTTCGACCATCACGCAGCAGCTTGCCAAGAACCTGTTCCTGACCAATGAGCGCACCATTCAACGCAAGATCAAGGAAGCGTTCCTGGCGTTTTGGCTGGAGGCAAACCTTACAAAAAACGAAATCCTGCGGCTTTACCTCGACCGCGCCTATATGGGCGGCGGCACGTTCGGGATCGCCGCGGCGTCGCAGTTCTACTTCGGCAAGGACATCACCGATGTCACACTGGCCGAGTCGGCCATGCTCGCCGGGCTGTTCAAGGCCCCTGCCCGCTTTGCCCCCCATATCAACCTGCCGGCAGCACGCGGACGGGCCAACGAGGTTTTGACCAATCTGGTGCAGGGCCAGCTCATGACCGAGGGTCAGGTCATCGGCGCGCGACGCAATCCAGCCGATGTCGTCGACCGGGGAGATCAGGAAACACCGGATTATTTTCTCGATTGGGCCTTTGAAGAGGTCCGGCGCATAGCGGCCGGATATCCGGAGCACTCGCTCATCGTGCGCACGACCATCGACAACGGCTTGCAACGGGCTGCAGAAGAGGCGGTGGAAACGGGTCTCAGACAATATGGCAAGCGTTACCGGGTACAACAAGGCGCGCTTGTGCTGATTGAAAACGGCGGTGCCGTACGGGCCATGGTCGGCGGCCGGGACTACGGGGAAAGCCAGTTCAACCGGGCGACACGGGCGCTGCGCCAGCCCGGTTCGTCTTTCAAGGTTTATGTCTACACCACGGCGATGGAAAACGGCTTCACACCGGAGACCGGCATCCGCGATGCACCAATCACATGGCGCGGATGGTCACCACGCAACTATACGCGCGGATATGCCGGGCGCATCGACCTGACCCGCGCGCTGGTCAAATCGATCAACACGGTTCCGGTTCGCCTTGCGCGCGATCACCTTGGCACCGAGAAAATCGCCGAGATGGCACAAAGGCTCGGCGTTGAAACGCCGGTGCGCACCGACAAGACCATGCCGCTCGGCACTTCGGAAGTGACCGTCATGGACATGGCGACAGCCTATTCCGTGTTCCCGGCGGGCGGGTTGTCATCGCAGCGGCACGGCATCACACAGATCATGAACTACTCCGGCAAGGTGCTTTACGACCATCGGCGCGATGCACCGGAACGCAAACAGCTTCTCGACGAAGAAACTGTCCGCTCGATGAATACGATCCTGACCCAGATACCTGAGTGGGGAACGGGCCGCCGCGCCAAGCTCGATGGCATCAAGACGGGCGGAAAGACCGGCACGACCCAGGCCTACCGCGACGGCTGGTTTGTCGGCTTTACCGGCAATTACACGGCCGCGGTCTGGTTCGGGAATGACGACTACACGTCTTCGGCGCGCATGACCGGCGGCTCCCTGCCCGCCATGACCTTCAAGCAATTGATGACCTTTGCCCATCAGGGCGTGGAGTTGCGGCCTATCCCCGGAATTGACGATCCGGATGCCGACGAGGATGCGGAAGACCGGCTGGTTGCCGCCAGTGAACTTGTCGGCGAAGGGGGCGAGCCCATCTTGCGCCCGCGTGTGCTTTCGCGCGATGCGACACGTCTTTTGCGGGAATTGGCCGACGCTTTTGCCAATGCGCCGCCCGTCACACTCAAGCCGGAACGGTCCGTTGCCTATAATCCGGGCGACCGGCCGGCGGTGGTTGAATAA
- a CDS encoding DUF1214 domain-containing protein, with protein MFRVPATIAAIFVIAFGGAMLSAAYALKATVGFGSISLGPWKAWPHAQTEKADPYAKAHRARAGRLLLGGAEGLVFIAGADSSGARLQTGCDYTIQGQTPPARFWTLHVTDNDDSLLPVDQVFPAAYHSQNVLKQQNGTFEITASTLPRSGNWLALDGQDQPFKLVLTLFDTPTAGSSRLIELQMPQIVAGECRDG; from the coding sequence TTGTTCCGCGTCCCTGCGACCATTGCAGCCATATTTGTCATAGCCTTTGGCGGGGCGATGCTGAGCGCGGCCTATGCGTTGAAGGCGACGGTCGGCTTCGGCTCGATCTCACTCGGCCCCTGGAAAGCCTGGCCCCATGCGCAAACCGAAAAGGCTGATCCTTACGCCAAGGCCCATCGCGCCCGCGCCGGACGACTTCTTCTCGGCGGCGCGGAAGGCCTGGTGTTCATCGCCGGCGCCGACAGCAGCGGGGCGAGGCTGCAGACCGGCTGCGACTACACGATCCAAGGTCAGACGCCGCCGGCCCGATTCTGGACCCTGCACGTCACTGATAATGACGACAGCCTGCTGCCTGTCGATCAGGTCTTTCCGGCGGCCTATCACTCGCAAAATGTCCTCAAGCAGCAAAACGGCACGTTTGAGATCACCGCAAGCACCCTGCCCCGGTCCGGCAACTGGCTTGCCCTCGACGGTCAGGATCAACCGTTCAAACTTGTTCTTACACTCTTCGATACGCCGACGGCGGGCAGTTCGCGATTGATCGAGCTGCAGATGCCGCAGATCGTCGCCGGGGAGTGCCGCGATGGGTAG
- a CDS encoding DUF1254 domain-containing protein — protein sequence MGRILYIVLSGIAGAALLHIIIILALPAYADRDAWTKINALGPTDFFHILPQNKPDGLVSANPFIRTAVCRFDIDKQPVRVTASGLAYYWSLSIFDPGTNEIYSMNDRTATERKLDVAIVTPLQMINFRKSLPESLAESVLIEFPGTTGYLVLRTVQPDASWELIVREFLGSASCQPADAL from the coding sequence ATGGGTAGGATCCTCTACATCGTGCTTTCCGGCATCGCCGGTGCAGCTCTGTTGCACATCATCATCATTCTTGCGCTGCCTGCTTATGCGGACCGCGACGCCTGGACAAAGATCAACGCGCTCGGGCCAACCGACTTCTTCCACATCCTGCCGCAGAACAAACCCGACGGGCTGGTCTCGGCCAACCCGTTCATACGGACAGCCGTTTGCCGGTTCGATATCGATAAGCAACCGGTGCGCGTGACGGCATCCGGCCTTGCCTACTATTGGTCTCTGTCGATCTTCGATCCGGGCACCAACGAAATCTACAGTATGAATGACCGTACGGCGACCGAGAGGAAGCTGGACGTCGCCATTGTCACGCCGCTGCAAATGATCAATTTTAGAAAAAGCCTGCCGGAATCACTGGCGGAATCCGTGTTGATCGAATTTCCAGGAACCACGGGTTACCTAGTCCTTCGCACCGTCCAGCCTGATGCAAGCTGGGAGCTTATCGTGCGGGAGTTTCTCGGCAGCGCGTCCTGTCAGCCTGCCGACGCCCTGTAA
- a CDS encoding DUF2336 domain-containing protein — MDRFRDLERAGRTGRKDAALLAAIAGFEALKHPTSQDMRQFSNLFSGLFELTRDDTRRTAAASLSRLKQLPQDVILTVADQPIHICAPFLALSPCLTAQVLLQTITRHGQDHARAIARRETLSPTVVEALNALDNETVAEALRLRDESERGSGVALLEADEAKKHDNEEQLRTRIKDMALRRGAARQEPRPVQQEIGRPDNARLVEAAEAGRPLLFNKLLARSLSSDVSLAERIMLDVSGRQLTMALYAVGMNEAEIVRTLIGLFPLLQRTSGGVQYAELLLHSVDRDDSDERVRAWARANDVSSGSGFGYQPQTEASTRRPRDNERVHRTNRPDHGSKTLKQA, encoded by the coding sequence TTGGATCGTTTCCGCGACCTTGAAAGAGCCGGGCGTACCGGTCGTAAGGACGCAGCCTTGCTTGCGGCGATTGCCGGATTTGAGGCGCTCAAGCACCCAACGTCGCAAGACATGCGGCAATTCTCAAATCTGTTTTCCGGTCTTTTCGAACTGACAAGGGACGACACGCGCAGAACCGCGGCCGCCTCTCTTTCGCGTCTGAAGCAGCTGCCGCAGGATGTTATCCTCACCGTGGCCGATCAGCCTATCCACATTTGCGCACCGTTCCTTGCTCTCAGCCCGTGCCTCACCGCTCAGGTTTTGCTGCAGACGATCACGCGTCATGGACAAGATCATGCACGGGCGATTGCCAGGCGCGAAACACTGTCGCCGACAGTTGTTGAGGCACTTAATGCGCTGGACAATGAAACCGTTGCCGAGGCGCTGCGGCTGAGAGATGAATCCGAACGCGGAAGCGGTGTTGCGCTCCTTGAAGCTGACGAAGCAAAAAAACACGACAATGAGGAACAGCTCCGGACCCGCATCAAGGACATGGCATTGCGGCGCGGCGCGGCGCGCCAGGAGCCACGGCCCGTGCAACAGGAAATCGGCCGCCCGGACAATGCAAGGCTCGTTGAAGCCGCCGAGGCCGGAAGGCCCCTGCTGTTCAACAAACTGCTTGCCCGGTCCCTGTCCTCCGATGTTTCGCTTGCCGAACGGATCATGCTTGATGTTTCCGGCCGCCAGTTGACCATGGCGCTCTATGCCGTCGGCATGAACGAGGCGGAGATCGTCCGCACTCTTATCGGCCTTTTCCCGCTGCTTCAAAGGACGTCTGGCGGCGTCCAGTATGCGGAGCTCCTGCTTCATTCAGTCGATCGCGATGACAGCGACGAACGTGTACGGGCCTGGGCGCGCGCCAACGACGTTTCATCGGGAAGCGGGTTCGGATATCAGCCGCAAACCGAAGCCTCAACGAGGCGCCCACGCGATAATGAGCGCGTTCACCGAACCAATCGACCGGACCACGGATCGAAGACCCTCAAGCAGGCATGA
- a CDS encoding DUF1491 family protein, protein MRLTSDLWVKALVRQVFSKGEFAVVERHGSPEAGAIFVRILGRDGQQALLAPAPQAIFDTAKPVDRTFETRLENCPGSEIDTILARERDFDPDFWVVEIETENPQDYLTLMPA, encoded by the coding sequence ATGCGGCTGACCTCCGATCTTTGGGTGAAGGCGCTTGTAAGGCAAGTCTTCAGCAAGGGAGAATTTGCCGTTGTTGAGCGACATGGCTCGCCCGAGGCCGGGGCGATATTTGTCCGTATCCTGGGCCGTGATGGTCAGCAGGCCTTGCTGGCTCCTGCACCGCAGGCCATCTTCGATACGGCCAAGCCGGTTGATCGCACGTTTGAAACGCGCCTCGAAAACTGTCCGGGGTCTGAGATTGACACGATCCTGGCGCGGGAAAGGGACTTCGATCCGGATTTCTGGGTGGTCGAGATAGAAACCGAAAACCCGCAGGACTACCTTACACTCATGCCTGCTTGA
- a CDS encoding peptidoglycan-binding domain-containing protein yields MTTRRKRPDRKSGRFPVVAGLFRSAGDVIVRHPSIAGGVAAFAVTFAFVSINALVYQPGVHPAPLYTTRTIVEAQRLVPVGEVPVPSSRVTTFKIEHKDPQSTASIPRRNAQPANPTVESLQQAMRSGGIYEGIVDGVLGPKTENAIRAYQEKAGLEPTGSATDTLLVHMLISELDTVAVPKPKPARDTSVTQLIADDAVKAERTGPAADDAGSVAPADPVADLITEIQKGLSNIAYSEVKVDGVIGEQTTSAIADFQRHYRLPVTGQPDKLVLKKLHEIGAL; encoded by the coding sequence ATGACGACAAGGCGAAAACGGCCTGACCGGAAATCCGGCCGCTTTCCGGTAGTTGCCGGCCTTTTTCGTTCCGCCGGAGACGTGATTGTCCGACATCCCTCTATTGCCGGAGGGGTGGCCGCATTTGCTGTGACATTCGCCTTCGTATCCATCAATGCACTGGTTTATCAGCCCGGCGTGCATCCCGCGCCGCTCTACACCACGCGGACAATCGTAGAGGCGCAGCGATTGGTGCCGGTCGGGGAGGTGCCCGTCCCGTCAAGCCGGGTGACGACATTCAAGATCGAGCACAAAGATCCGCAAAGCACCGCAAGCATACCCAGGCGAAACGCCCAACCGGCAAATCCGACTGTCGAAAGCCTGCAGCAGGCCATGCGCAGCGGCGGGATCTATGAGGGCATCGTCGACGGCGTACTTGGGCCGAAGACTGAAAACGCTATTCGGGCTTACCAGGAAAAAGCCGGGTTGGAGCCGACCGGAAGCGCCACCGATACCCTGCTGGTTCACATGCTGATCTCCGAGCTGGACACGGTTGCCGTGCCCAAGCCCAAACCGGCACGCGACACAAGTGTTACGCAGCTCATCGCTGATGATGCCGTCAAGGCCGAACGCACCGGCCCTGCCGCCGATGATGCGGGCAGCGTCGCTCCCGCCGATCCCGTCGCGGACCTGATCACGGAAATCCAGAAAGGCCTGAGCAACATCGCCTATTCAGAGGTGAAAGTTGATGGCGTCATCGGCGAACAGACAACTTCGGCGATTGCCGATTTCCAGCGGCACTATCGCCTGCCGGTTACGGGGCAGCCCGACAAGCTTGTACTTAAGAAGCTCCATGAGATCGGCGCCCTCTAA